From a single Phragmites australis chromosome 7, lpPhrAust1.1, whole genome shotgun sequence genomic region:
- the LOC133924264 gene encoding uncharacterized protein LOC133924264 isoform X1, whose protein sequence is MGAREPVAIEIPAEEGSAARAPPRRIRRRLLEGGRGGGAPASVEEIEARLREAELRRQQFHEWLACKARKKPRSPSWSSQEEDHAQRLEAKLLAAEQKRLSLLSKAQNRLAKLDELRQAAKNDVEMRFEKEREELESRVESRVRQAEVNRMRLLRAHMQKWAALKERTARSLVQKVTSESNYMEQVRSAILQKRSAAEKKRLKFLEAEKIKAQARILHIRKTAMTVCSQRETERRKLKEQLENKLQRAKRQRAEYLKQRGSLRNSTRADYIKHADFLSIKLARCWRRFVKSKKTTLALVQTYDALGINEKSVKSMPFENLAMSMESPTVLQATKALLDRLERRFVLSQSVGFSSVENVDHLLKRLGSPPKRKVPPSREGRTRVLAKRSARSSDTSRLSRYSPRVVLCAYMILAHPSAVLSGQGEREKQLMESAASFVKEFELLIKIIIDGPGQSSIGTAAAESSKCQMSSGVTGHSKFRAQLANFDKAWCTYLYRFVVWKVKDARLLEEDLVRAACKLELSMMQTLKLTVDGQSSNNLTHDMKAIQKQVTDDQNLLREKVQHLSGDAGIERMNSALSDTRSKFFGAKENGSPLATPVANVYTPLGISSSGKLPLSEVNENGSSVVRSLFGASSSLGSTAPGKLPTENEQMVNEMIHEDDSAFAGRSDSARTAEKDFQAKVRETMEKAFWDVVTDSMRGNKPDYSQLINLVQEVKDSLHELAPKAWKEEILENIDLKILSQVLESGSQDAQYLGQILQYSLDMVRKLSTPAKEDEMKKNHDKLLSELAASSEVNDNGINSFIIAVIKGLRFILEEIQELQAEVSKVRIQLMQPIIKGSAGVEYLQKAFADRYGLPANASASLLLILQWISTSKNIAEEEWSQHLDSISILPSAEHAPALVTVLQAGHGAPGGQPSSPSAADSSGQPECKGDKLDKLIRIGLLQLISGMEGLQMQSTPESFQVNFLRLRAVQGQFQQVIVTATSMLVLRQVLMSENLKTTPLELENAISKLFETLVKLLHNSPDAGTEEIVETMMSSSASVGSPSDEKIQTRRQIITRVFLKSLQPDDVVFKKVSRSVYCAFRGVVLGGSGPKGQKLVNAALRRIGAAKLIDIVVKASEVLIKVATISAKVHGPWYKALM, encoded by the exons CAATTCCATGAATGGTTGGCCTGCAAAGCAAGGAAGAAGCCAAGAAGCCCGTCGTGGTCCTCTCAAGAGGAAGATCATGCACAGCGCCTCGAAGCAAAGCTTCTGGCAGCTGAGCAGAAAAG GCTGAGCCTCTTATCGAAGGCACAGAATCGGTTGGCCAAGTTGGATGAACTCCGACAAGCTGCTAAGAATGACGTGGAAATGCGGTTTGAGAAAGAAAGGGAAGAACTTGAGAGTAGAGTTGAGTCTCGTGTCCGGCAGGCAGAGGTGAATCGCATGCGCCTTCTGCGTGCCCATATGCAGAAGTGGGCTGCACTAAAGGAGAGAACAGCAAGGTCCCTGGTACAGAAGGTGACATCAGAGAGCAATTACATGGAGCAGGTGCGGTCTGCAATTTTGCAAAAGCGCTCTGCTGCTGAGAAGAAACGGCTGAAGTTTCTGGAAGCTGAAAAGATAAAGGCCCAAGCTAGGATTTTGCATATTCGAAAAACTGCCATGACTGTATGCAGTCAGAGAGAAAcagagaggagaaaattgaaagAACAGTTGGAAAACAAACTTCAGAGG GCGAAGAGGCAGAGAGCTGAGTATTTGAAGCAGCGAGGAAGTCTTCGCAATTCTACCCGTGCTGATTACATCAAGCATGCAGATTTTCTTTCAATAAAGCTGGCAAG ATGCTGGAGGAGATTTGTGAAGTCTAAGAAGACAACACTCGCATTGGTTCAAACTTATGATGCCTTGGGAATTAATGAGAAGTCTGTCAAGTCTATGCCGTTTGAAAACTTAGCTATGTCAATGGAATCACCTACAGTTCTTCAGGCCACGAAGGCACTGCTTGACCGGTTGGAGAGACGTTTTGTGCTTTCCCAGTCAGTAGGTTTTTCATCAGTGGAAAATGTTGACCACCTACTGAAACGCCTTGGATCTCCCCCAAAGAGGAAGGTACCTCCTAGCAGAGAGGGAAGAACAAGGGTATTAGCAAAAAGATCGGCAAGAAGTTCTGACACAAGCAGATTATCTAGATACTCACCGAGGGTGGTACTCTGTGCTTACATGATATTGGCTCATCCAAGTGCTGTGTTAAGTGGACAAGGTGAGCGGGAAAAGCAACTtatggagtcagcagcaagcTTTGTCAAGGAGTTCGAGCTGTTGATTAAGATAATAATTGATGGACCGGGGCAGTCATCCATAggtactgctgctgctgaatCATCTAAATGCCAGATGTCTTCTGGTGTTACTGGTCATAGCAAATTCAGGGCTCAGTTGGCTAATTTCGACAAGGCATGGTGCACATATCTTTACCGCTTTGTGGTGTGGAAAGTAAAAGATGCAAGATTATTGGAGGAAGATCTTGTCAGGGCTGCATGCAAGCTTGAGCTGTCAATGATGCAAACACTCAAACTAACTGTGGACGGGCAGTCGTCAAATAATCTTACTCATGATATGAAGGCAATTCAGAAACAGGTTACTGATGACCAAAACCTCCTACGAGAGAAGGTTCAGCACCTGAGTGGTGATGCTGGCATTGAGCGAATGAACTCTGCTCTTTCAGATACGAGGTCAAAGTTCTTTGGAGCAAAAGAGAATGGAAGTCCATTAGCAACGCCTGTTGCAAACGTATATACCCCTTTGGGCATCAGTTCATCTGGGAAGCTCCCACTTTCTGAGGTTAATGAGAACGGAAGTTCTGTTGTTCGATCTTTGTTTGGTGCTTCCTCGTCATTGGGCAGCACAGCACCCGGGAAGCTGCCGACAGAGAATGAGCAAATGGTCAATGAGATGATTCATGAGGATGACAGTGCCTTTGCTGGCAGGTCTGATAGTGCCAGAACTGCTGAGAAGGATTTCCAAGCAAAAGTGAGAGAAACCATGGAAAAAGCTTTCTGGGATGTGGTGACCGATTCCATGAGAGGAAACAAACCTGATTACAGTCAATTGATAAACCTAGTACAGGAAGTGAAGGATTCATTACATGAGTTGGCTCCCAAGGCATGGAAGGAGGAAATTCTTGAGAATATTGACCTCAAAATTCTGTCTCAG GTACTTGAGTCAGGCTCCCAGGACGCACAATATTTGGGGCAGATTTTGCAGTACTCCTTGGATATGGTCCGCAAACTATCTACTCCTGCAAAGGAGGATGAGATGAAgaaaaaccatgacaaactgTTGAGTGAGTTGGCTGCAAGTTCTGAAGTTAATGACAATGGCATCAACTCATTCATCATTGCTGTCATCAAGGGCCTGCGTTTTATTCTGGAAGAAATACAG GAGCTGCAAGCAGAAGTGAGTAAGGTGCGCATCCAGTTGATGCAGCCGATCATAAAAGGCTCTGCTGGAGTGGAGTACCTGCAGAAAGCTTTCGCTGATCGCTATGGGCTTCCTGCCAATGCATCAGCTTCTCTCCTTCTAATTCTGCAATGGATTTCAACATCGAAGAACATTGCGGAAGAAGAATGGAGTCAACATTTGGACTCTATTTCAATTTTGCCATCAGCAGAGCAT GCTCCTGCCCTTGTTACAGTACTCCAAGCTGGTCACGGAGCTCCAGGGGGGCAGCCATCTTCTCCATCTGCAGCAGACAGTTCTGGTCAACCAGAGTGCAAGGGTGACAAGCTTGACAAGCTGATAAGGATTGGCCTGTTGCAACTTATTAGTGGCATGGAGGGCTTGCAAATGCAGTCGACTCCTGAGAGCTTCCAGGTTAATTTTCTCAGGTTGAGGGCCGTGCAGGGTCAATTTCAACAAGTCATTGTGACCGCCACAAG CATGCTTGTTTTGCGTCAAGTTTTGATGAGCGAGAACTTGAAGACCACACCTTTAGAACTGGAAAATGCAATTTCAAAACTGTTCGAGACTCTTGTGAAGCTGCTGCACAACTCCCCTGATGCTGGCACCGAAGAGATCGTGGAGACGATGATGAGCTCATCAGCCTCAGTTGGCTCACCGTCAGACGAGAAGATCCAGACCAGGAGGCAGATAATTACCCGGGTGTTTCTCAAGAGCCTCCAGCCTGACGACGTGGTCTTTAAGAAGGTTTCCCGGTCTGTCTACTGCGCCTTCCGCGGCGTCGTCCTGGGTGGCAGCGGCCCCAAGGGCCAGAAGCTGGTCAACGCAGCATTGCGCCGCATCGGCGCAGCGAAGCTCATCGACATAGTGGTGAAAGCCTCTGAGGTGTTGATCAAGGTGGCAACAATATCAGCGAAGGTCCATGGCCCTTGGTACAAAGCTCTTATGTGA
- the LOC133924264 gene encoding uncharacterized protein LOC133924264 isoform X2, translated as MVSNSMNGWPAKQGRSQEARRGPLKRKIMHSASKQSFWQLSRKENMYESCRLSLLSKAQNRLAKLDELRQAAKNDVEMRFEKEREELESRVESRVRQAEVNRMRLLRAHMQKWAALKERTARSLVQKVTSESNYMEQVRSAILQKRSAAEKKRLKFLEAEKIKAQARILHIRKTAMTVCSQRETERRKLKEQLENKLQRAKRQRAEYLKQRGSLRNSTRADYIKHADFLSIKLARCWRRFVKSKKTTLALVQTYDALGINEKSVKSMPFENLAMSMESPTVLQATKALLDRLERRFVLSQSVGFSSVENVDHLLKRLGSPPKRKVPPSREGRTRVLAKRSARSSDTSRLSRYSPRVVLCAYMILAHPSAVLSGQGEREKQLMESAASFVKEFELLIKIIIDGPGQSSIGTAAAESSKCQMSSGVTGHSKFRAQLANFDKAWCTYLYRFVVWKVKDARLLEEDLVRAACKLELSMMQTLKLTVDGQSSNNLTHDMKAIQKQVTDDQNLLREKVQHLSGDAGIERMNSALSDTRSKFFGAKENGSPLATPVANVYTPLGISSSGKLPLSEVNENGSSVVRSLFGASSSLGSTAPGKLPTENEQMVNEMIHEDDSAFAGRSDSARTAEKDFQAKVRETMEKAFWDVVTDSMRGNKPDYSQLINLVQEVKDSLHELAPKAWKEEILENIDLKILSQVLESGSQDAQYLGQILQYSLDMVRKLSTPAKEDEMKKNHDKLLSELAASSEVNDNGINSFIIAVIKGLRFILEEIQELQAEVSKVRIQLMQPIIKGSAGVEYLQKAFADRYGLPANASASLLLILQWISTSKNIAEEEWSQHLDSISILPSAEHAPALVTVLQAGHGAPGGQPSSPSAADSSGQPECKGDKLDKLIRIGLLQLISGMEGLQMQSTPESFQVNFLRLRAVQGQFQQVIVTATSMLVLRQVLMSENLKTTPLELENAISKLFETLVKLLHNSPDAGTEEIVETMMSSSASVGSPSDEKIQTRRQIITRVFLKSLQPDDVVFKKVSRSVYCAFRGVVLGGSGPKGQKLVNAALRRIGAAKLIDIVVKASEVLIKVATISAKVHGPWYKALM; from the exons CAATTCCATGAATGGTTGGCCTGCAAAGCAAGGAAGAAGCCAAGAAGCCCGTCGTGGTCCTCTCAAGAGGAAGATCATGCACAGCGCCTCGAAGCAAAGCTTCTGGCAGCTGAGCAGAAAAG AAAACATGTATGAATCATGCAGGCTGAGCCTCTTATCGAAGGCACAGAATCGGTTGGCCAAGTTGGATGAACTCCGACAAGCTGCTAAGAATGACGTGGAAATGCGGTTTGAGAAAGAAAGGGAAGAACTTGAGAGTAGAGTTGAGTCTCGTGTCCGGCAGGCAGAGGTGAATCGCATGCGCCTTCTGCGTGCCCATATGCAGAAGTGGGCTGCACTAAAGGAGAGAACAGCAAGGTCCCTGGTACAGAAGGTGACATCAGAGAGCAATTACATGGAGCAGGTGCGGTCTGCAATTTTGCAAAAGCGCTCTGCTGCTGAGAAGAAACGGCTGAAGTTTCTGGAAGCTGAAAAGATAAAGGCCCAAGCTAGGATTTTGCATATTCGAAAAACTGCCATGACTGTATGCAGTCAGAGAGAAAcagagaggagaaaattgaaagAACAGTTGGAAAACAAACTTCAGAGG GCGAAGAGGCAGAGAGCTGAGTATTTGAAGCAGCGAGGAAGTCTTCGCAATTCTACCCGTGCTGATTACATCAAGCATGCAGATTTTCTTTCAATAAAGCTGGCAAG ATGCTGGAGGAGATTTGTGAAGTCTAAGAAGACAACACTCGCATTGGTTCAAACTTATGATGCCTTGGGAATTAATGAGAAGTCTGTCAAGTCTATGCCGTTTGAAAACTTAGCTATGTCAATGGAATCACCTACAGTTCTTCAGGCCACGAAGGCACTGCTTGACCGGTTGGAGAGACGTTTTGTGCTTTCCCAGTCAGTAGGTTTTTCATCAGTGGAAAATGTTGACCACCTACTGAAACGCCTTGGATCTCCCCCAAAGAGGAAGGTACCTCCTAGCAGAGAGGGAAGAACAAGGGTATTAGCAAAAAGATCGGCAAGAAGTTCTGACACAAGCAGATTATCTAGATACTCACCGAGGGTGGTACTCTGTGCTTACATGATATTGGCTCATCCAAGTGCTGTGTTAAGTGGACAAGGTGAGCGGGAAAAGCAACTtatggagtcagcagcaagcTTTGTCAAGGAGTTCGAGCTGTTGATTAAGATAATAATTGATGGACCGGGGCAGTCATCCATAggtactgctgctgctgaatCATCTAAATGCCAGATGTCTTCTGGTGTTACTGGTCATAGCAAATTCAGGGCTCAGTTGGCTAATTTCGACAAGGCATGGTGCACATATCTTTACCGCTTTGTGGTGTGGAAAGTAAAAGATGCAAGATTATTGGAGGAAGATCTTGTCAGGGCTGCATGCAAGCTTGAGCTGTCAATGATGCAAACACTCAAACTAACTGTGGACGGGCAGTCGTCAAATAATCTTACTCATGATATGAAGGCAATTCAGAAACAGGTTACTGATGACCAAAACCTCCTACGAGAGAAGGTTCAGCACCTGAGTGGTGATGCTGGCATTGAGCGAATGAACTCTGCTCTTTCAGATACGAGGTCAAAGTTCTTTGGAGCAAAAGAGAATGGAAGTCCATTAGCAACGCCTGTTGCAAACGTATATACCCCTTTGGGCATCAGTTCATCTGGGAAGCTCCCACTTTCTGAGGTTAATGAGAACGGAAGTTCTGTTGTTCGATCTTTGTTTGGTGCTTCCTCGTCATTGGGCAGCACAGCACCCGGGAAGCTGCCGACAGAGAATGAGCAAATGGTCAATGAGATGATTCATGAGGATGACAGTGCCTTTGCTGGCAGGTCTGATAGTGCCAGAACTGCTGAGAAGGATTTCCAAGCAAAAGTGAGAGAAACCATGGAAAAAGCTTTCTGGGATGTGGTGACCGATTCCATGAGAGGAAACAAACCTGATTACAGTCAATTGATAAACCTAGTACAGGAAGTGAAGGATTCATTACATGAGTTGGCTCCCAAGGCATGGAAGGAGGAAATTCTTGAGAATATTGACCTCAAAATTCTGTCTCAG GTACTTGAGTCAGGCTCCCAGGACGCACAATATTTGGGGCAGATTTTGCAGTACTCCTTGGATATGGTCCGCAAACTATCTACTCCTGCAAAGGAGGATGAGATGAAgaaaaaccatgacaaactgTTGAGTGAGTTGGCTGCAAGTTCTGAAGTTAATGACAATGGCATCAACTCATTCATCATTGCTGTCATCAAGGGCCTGCGTTTTATTCTGGAAGAAATACAG GAGCTGCAAGCAGAAGTGAGTAAGGTGCGCATCCAGTTGATGCAGCCGATCATAAAAGGCTCTGCTGGAGTGGAGTACCTGCAGAAAGCTTTCGCTGATCGCTATGGGCTTCCTGCCAATGCATCAGCTTCTCTCCTTCTAATTCTGCAATGGATTTCAACATCGAAGAACATTGCGGAAGAAGAATGGAGTCAACATTTGGACTCTATTTCAATTTTGCCATCAGCAGAGCAT GCTCCTGCCCTTGTTACAGTACTCCAAGCTGGTCACGGAGCTCCAGGGGGGCAGCCATCTTCTCCATCTGCAGCAGACAGTTCTGGTCAACCAGAGTGCAAGGGTGACAAGCTTGACAAGCTGATAAGGATTGGCCTGTTGCAACTTATTAGTGGCATGGAGGGCTTGCAAATGCAGTCGACTCCTGAGAGCTTCCAGGTTAATTTTCTCAGGTTGAGGGCCGTGCAGGGTCAATTTCAACAAGTCATTGTGACCGCCACAAG CATGCTTGTTTTGCGTCAAGTTTTGATGAGCGAGAACTTGAAGACCACACCTTTAGAACTGGAAAATGCAATTTCAAAACTGTTCGAGACTCTTGTGAAGCTGCTGCACAACTCCCCTGATGCTGGCACCGAAGAGATCGTGGAGACGATGATGAGCTCATCAGCCTCAGTTGGCTCACCGTCAGACGAGAAGATCCAGACCAGGAGGCAGATAATTACCCGGGTGTTTCTCAAGAGCCTCCAGCCTGACGACGTGGTCTTTAAGAAGGTTTCCCGGTCTGTCTACTGCGCCTTCCGCGGCGTCGTCCTGGGTGGCAGCGGCCCCAAGGGCCAGAAGCTGGTCAACGCAGCATTGCGCCGCATCGGCGCAGCGAAGCTCATCGACATAGTGGTGAAAGCCTCTGAGGTGTTGATCAAGGTGGCAACAATATCAGCGAAGGTCCATGGCCCTTGGTACAAAGCTCTTATGTGA
- the LOC133924264 gene encoding uncharacterized protein LOC133924264 isoform X3 has protein sequence MNGWPAKQGRSQEARRGPLKRKIMHSASKQSFWQLSRKENMYESCRLSLLSKAQNRLAKLDELRQAAKNDVEMRFEKEREELESRVESRVRQAEVNRMRLLRAHMQKWAALKERTARSLVQKVTSESNYMEQVRSAILQKRSAAEKKRLKFLEAEKIKAQARILHIRKTAMTVCSQRETERRKLKEQLENKLQRAKRQRAEYLKQRGSLRNSTRADYIKHADFLSIKLARCWRRFVKSKKTTLALVQTYDALGINEKSVKSMPFENLAMSMESPTVLQATKALLDRLERRFVLSQSVGFSSVENVDHLLKRLGSPPKRKVPPSREGRTRVLAKRSARSSDTSRLSRYSPRVVLCAYMILAHPSAVLSGQGEREKQLMESAASFVKEFELLIKIIIDGPGQSSIGTAAAESSKCQMSSGVTGHSKFRAQLANFDKAWCTYLYRFVVWKVKDARLLEEDLVRAACKLELSMMQTLKLTVDGQSSNNLTHDMKAIQKQVTDDQNLLREKVQHLSGDAGIERMNSALSDTRSKFFGAKENGSPLATPVANVYTPLGISSSGKLPLSEVNENGSSVVRSLFGASSSLGSTAPGKLPTENEQMVNEMIHEDDSAFAGRSDSARTAEKDFQAKVRETMEKAFWDVVTDSMRGNKPDYSQLINLVQEVKDSLHELAPKAWKEEILENIDLKILSQVLESGSQDAQYLGQILQYSLDMVRKLSTPAKEDEMKKNHDKLLSELAASSEVNDNGINSFIIAVIKGLRFILEEIQELQAEVSKVRIQLMQPIIKGSAGVEYLQKAFADRYGLPANASASLLLILQWISTSKNIAEEEWSQHLDSISILPSAEHAPALVTVLQAGHGAPGGQPSSPSAADSSGQPECKGDKLDKLIRIGLLQLISGMEGLQMQSTPESFQVNFLRLRAVQGQFQQVIVTATSMLVLRQVLMSENLKTTPLELENAISKLFETLVKLLHNSPDAGTEEIVETMMSSSASVGSPSDEKIQTRRQIITRVFLKSLQPDDVVFKKVSRSVYCAFRGVVLGGSGPKGQKLVNAALRRIGAAKLIDIVVKASEVLIKVATISAKVHGPWYKALM, from the exons ATGAATGGTTGGCCTGCAAAGCAAGGAAGAAGCCAAGAAGCCCGTCGTGGTCCTCTCAAGAGGAAGATCATGCACAGCGCCTCGAAGCAAAGCTTCTGGCAGCTGAGCAGAAAAG AAAACATGTATGAATCATGCAGGCTGAGCCTCTTATCGAAGGCACAGAATCGGTTGGCCAAGTTGGATGAACTCCGACAAGCTGCTAAGAATGACGTGGAAATGCGGTTTGAGAAAGAAAGGGAAGAACTTGAGAGTAGAGTTGAGTCTCGTGTCCGGCAGGCAGAGGTGAATCGCATGCGCCTTCTGCGTGCCCATATGCAGAAGTGGGCTGCACTAAAGGAGAGAACAGCAAGGTCCCTGGTACAGAAGGTGACATCAGAGAGCAATTACATGGAGCAGGTGCGGTCTGCAATTTTGCAAAAGCGCTCTGCTGCTGAGAAGAAACGGCTGAAGTTTCTGGAAGCTGAAAAGATAAAGGCCCAAGCTAGGATTTTGCATATTCGAAAAACTGCCATGACTGTATGCAGTCAGAGAGAAAcagagaggagaaaattgaaagAACAGTTGGAAAACAAACTTCAGAGG GCGAAGAGGCAGAGAGCTGAGTATTTGAAGCAGCGAGGAAGTCTTCGCAATTCTACCCGTGCTGATTACATCAAGCATGCAGATTTTCTTTCAATAAAGCTGGCAAG ATGCTGGAGGAGATTTGTGAAGTCTAAGAAGACAACACTCGCATTGGTTCAAACTTATGATGCCTTGGGAATTAATGAGAAGTCTGTCAAGTCTATGCCGTTTGAAAACTTAGCTATGTCAATGGAATCACCTACAGTTCTTCAGGCCACGAAGGCACTGCTTGACCGGTTGGAGAGACGTTTTGTGCTTTCCCAGTCAGTAGGTTTTTCATCAGTGGAAAATGTTGACCACCTACTGAAACGCCTTGGATCTCCCCCAAAGAGGAAGGTACCTCCTAGCAGAGAGGGAAGAACAAGGGTATTAGCAAAAAGATCGGCAAGAAGTTCTGACACAAGCAGATTATCTAGATACTCACCGAGGGTGGTACTCTGTGCTTACATGATATTGGCTCATCCAAGTGCTGTGTTAAGTGGACAAGGTGAGCGGGAAAAGCAACTtatggagtcagcagcaagcTTTGTCAAGGAGTTCGAGCTGTTGATTAAGATAATAATTGATGGACCGGGGCAGTCATCCATAggtactgctgctgctgaatCATCTAAATGCCAGATGTCTTCTGGTGTTACTGGTCATAGCAAATTCAGGGCTCAGTTGGCTAATTTCGACAAGGCATGGTGCACATATCTTTACCGCTTTGTGGTGTGGAAAGTAAAAGATGCAAGATTATTGGAGGAAGATCTTGTCAGGGCTGCATGCAAGCTTGAGCTGTCAATGATGCAAACACTCAAACTAACTGTGGACGGGCAGTCGTCAAATAATCTTACTCATGATATGAAGGCAATTCAGAAACAGGTTACTGATGACCAAAACCTCCTACGAGAGAAGGTTCAGCACCTGAGTGGTGATGCTGGCATTGAGCGAATGAACTCTGCTCTTTCAGATACGAGGTCAAAGTTCTTTGGAGCAAAAGAGAATGGAAGTCCATTAGCAACGCCTGTTGCAAACGTATATACCCCTTTGGGCATCAGTTCATCTGGGAAGCTCCCACTTTCTGAGGTTAATGAGAACGGAAGTTCTGTTGTTCGATCTTTGTTTGGTGCTTCCTCGTCATTGGGCAGCACAGCACCCGGGAAGCTGCCGACAGAGAATGAGCAAATGGTCAATGAGATGATTCATGAGGATGACAGTGCCTTTGCTGGCAGGTCTGATAGTGCCAGAACTGCTGAGAAGGATTTCCAAGCAAAAGTGAGAGAAACCATGGAAAAAGCTTTCTGGGATGTGGTGACCGATTCCATGAGAGGAAACAAACCTGATTACAGTCAATTGATAAACCTAGTACAGGAAGTGAAGGATTCATTACATGAGTTGGCTCCCAAGGCATGGAAGGAGGAAATTCTTGAGAATATTGACCTCAAAATTCTGTCTCAG GTACTTGAGTCAGGCTCCCAGGACGCACAATATTTGGGGCAGATTTTGCAGTACTCCTTGGATATGGTCCGCAAACTATCTACTCCTGCAAAGGAGGATGAGATGAAgaaaaaccatgacaaactgTTGAGTGAGTTGGCTGCAAGTTCTGAAGTTAATGACAATGGCATCAACTCATTCATCATTGCTGTCATCAAGGGCCTGCGTTTTATTCTGGAAGAAATACAG GAGCTGCAAGCAGAAGTGAGTAAGGTGCGCATCCAGTTGATGCAGCCGATCATAAAAGGCTCTGCTGGAGTGGAGTACCTGCAGAAAGCTTTCGCTGATCGCTATGGGCTTCCTGCCAATGCATCAGCTTCTCTCCTTCTAATTCTGCAATGGATTTCAACATCGAAGAACATTGCGGAAGAAGAATGGAGTCAACATTTGGACTCTATTTCAATTTTGCCATCAGCAGAGCAT GCTCCTGCCCTTGTTACAGTACTCCAAGCTGGTCACGGAGCTCCAGGGGGGCAGCCATCTTCTCCATCTGCAGCAGACAGTTCTGGTCAACCAGAGTGCAAGGGTGACAAGCTTGACAAGCTGATAAGGATTGGCCTGTTGCAACTTATTAGTGGCATGGAGGGCTTGCAAATGCAGTCGACTCCTGAGAGCTTCCAGGTTAATTTTCTCAGGTTGAGGGCCGTGCAGGGTCAATTTCAACAAGTCATTGTGACCGCCACAAG CATGCTTGTTTTGCGTCAAGTTTTGATGAGCGAGAACTTGAAGACCACACCTTTAGAACTGGAAAATGCAATTTCAAAACTGTTCGAGACTCTTGTGAAGCTGCTGCACAACTCCCCTGATGCTGGCACCGAAGAGATCGTGGAGACGATGATGAGCTCATCAGCCTCAGTTGGCTCACCGTCAGACGAGAAGATCCAGACCAGGAGGCAGATAATTACCCGGGTGTTTCTCAAGAGCCTCCAGCCTGACGACGTGGTCTTTAAGAAGGTTTCCCGGTCTGTCTACTGCGCCTTCCGCGGCGTCGTCCTGGGTGGCAGCGGCCCCAAGGGCCAGAAGCTGGTCAACGCAGCATTGCGCCGCATCGGCGCAGCGAAGCTCATCGACATAGTGGTGAAAGCCTCTGAGGTGTTGATCAAGGTGGCAACAATATCAGCGAAGGTCCATGGCCCTTGGTACAAAGCTCTTATGTGA